The Cytobacillus sp. NJ13 sequence TGGTATGTCCTCGCGGATGCTGAAGCTTTGCCATTTCTGGATCAATACTTTGATGCGGTCACCTGCCGGATAGCCCCTCATCATTTTCCGAATCCGGAAAAGTTCATTTCGGAAGCTGGAAGGGTTTTAAAACCAGGCGGCCATTTCCTGATGATCGATAACGTAACACCAGATGAAAAAGAGCTGGCTGACTATATGAACACTGTCGAGAAATTCCGGGATGACAGTCATTACCGGTGTTTGTCGACAGGAGAGTGGAGAAAGCTGTTTGCTGCTTCCGGGCTGAATGAAATGAACTCGAAGAGCAGGAAGAAAAAATTTGAATTTCCGTCCTGGGTAAGAAGGACAGCCGAAAGTGACGAACAGATTAAGGCAGTGGAAGATTATATTTTGCAGGCTGATCAAGCTGCTGCGGATTACTTTCAAATCGAATTTCATGAAGGCAGGGTGCAATCCTTTAAAGTGGATGAATGGATGGCACTTTGCGTGAAAAAATAGGAGGAAACAGTGATGGATTTAAACCTGAAAAATAAAAAAGCGCTAGTGGTGGCTTCAAGCCAGGGGCTGGG is a genomic window containing:
- a CDS encoding class I SAM-dependent methyltransferase, whose product is MEKDGVKKKVQNTFGKNAEKYVTSKIHADLAELNQLVQTLKPQKDWVVLDIATGGGHVAKSLAPFVSQVFASDMTKEMLANTASHLEGFKNIWYVLADAEALPFLDQYFDAVTCRIAPHHFPNPEKFISEAGRVLKPGGHFLMIDNVTPDEKELADYMNTVEKFRDDSHYRCLSTGEWRKLFAASGLNEMNSKSRKKKFEFPSWVRRTAESDEQIKAVEDYILQADQAAADYFQIEFHEGRVQSFKVDEWMALCVKK